In the Motacilla alba alba isolate MOTALB_02 chromosome 6, Motacilla_alba_V1.0_pri, whole genome shotgun sequence genome, cccctctgtgtgtgtgctggtactgctgtgagctgctgctgcagggtaTCTGTGTACACACCACCATCCTCACTCCCTAAAGAGGCTTGCACACACAGGTGTGCCCACCTGGAGAGCGTGCCCACCTTTACCCTCACAGATCCCATCTAGCTAGATGGAGGCACTACGGTGGCAGGCAGTAAGAATCTGGCCCTTATGCTGCTCTGAACATCACTGAGGCAGGAAAAcatgggcagcactgggaaccCTGGAGCGGTCTGGGCCACcactcccagctgtgctgagtcAAGGCAGCTGGAGTTTTGTAAGCAGTCGTGGTGCCCGTTGTATAACTTGTTTACTGGTGCGTTGGGCAGGAGCGGGCGAGGAGCCAGTGGGATGCACCGTGCTGAGAGGATTTGCCTTGCGTGGCAGTTTCCTTGCCCTGGGGAAGCTCTGCAAGCAGGAACCTGCACCCCGTCCTGTGCTGCTATCTGCCTGACCCCCACTGCTTCCCTGGTGTTGCCAGACATGGGGGCGCCTGGCAGGGTCCTTGGCCTCCGTGGACCATGCGGgtctctgcagtgcccagcgTGGGGAAAATCCAGGATCACACCCAGTGTCCCCCCAGGGGTGAGACAGGGGCTTTTATCCCATCCCCAGTCCTCGGGAAGCCAATGACCCTGCTTACACTCACAGGTACAACGGCCCCAATCTGGTGCTCAAGTATGACAAGGCGCAGGGGCGGCTGGTGAACGTGGCAGAGGATGAGCGGGGCTCTCCGTACTATGCACTGCGGGACCGGCAGGGCAACGCCATCGGCGTGACAGCCTGTGACATCGACGGCGATGGCCGCGAGGAGATCTACTTCCTCAACACCAACAATGCCTTTTCTGGTGAGCCGGGCCCCAGGCACGGGGGGAGCCCCCGGCATGGCTGCCCGCGACTTTCAGCGTGTGAGGGATGTGTGCGAGCTGGAGTTAATTTCTCACTTGAGTGGCTCCATTGATTGATGGCAGCACGGGTGGGACACTGAGCCCAGCCAGCCACCGAGTCAGCACTTCCAGCTGTCCATCGCCCTTTTTGTGGCACCCCAAGTGGGACAGAAGATTCCTTTCTGCCCCCTTGACTGTCCTGCCACAGGGGCCCTGCACTGtaaatcccagctgtgcccttcGGTCTCATGGctctcctgtgcctgctgcaccAAGTCAAGTCAAGTCtagtgctgtccctgctcctggcatgTCTGTCATGGGAACAAGACTTACGTGCTCCAAGCTGGCACTGGGAatccccagggctccctggcttggtgctccagcccagctttgCCCTGTGTCCCTGACCTCCAGGCAGCAGATCTGTCTTCCCAGTGTTCCTAATTACCcgggctggcagtggctgctggcaCACCTGTCCCTAAATCAGGATCTGCCAGTGGTGCTGTCACAAATGGTGTAGCTCGCTGACTGTGCCTGCCACTGAATcgatttcttttttaattttttttttccttcctggggATGATCTACAGTGCTGTGCCTCATTGGAACATATTTTAGCTTAATGAGTTGATTCTTCTGTGTGTCTCCTCATGGCCCTTAAGGGTCATGGGgctcttgcagcagcagcagcccagccctaTGGCACTGtagggggctgcagggacagcagataTTTGGGATGCTCTGGAAAAAGGATACCTTTTCCACAACCTCCCTTGCTACAAAGCCCCCTCCTCAGGAGGAGGCGGTGTGCTGGAGCCCACTGACCTGTGCCCCCTTCCCCAGGCATGGCCACCTACACAGACAAGCTGTTCAAGCTGCGCAACGGGCGCTGGGAGGACATCCTGAGTGACGAGGTGAACCGGGACGTGGCCAGCCGCTTTGCCGGGCGTTCTGTTGCCTGTGTGGACCGGACGGTGAGCAAGCAGGGTTCTGTGGACAGGGGCATCTCTACCCCCTTCCCACTCCCAGTGCCCCTTCAGTGGAGTGCTGGGGGCCTGCTCCCCTTGCCCATCCCATCCTCTGCTTGGCCAAGGgtgcccccagctgccccttGACTGTCAGGGCTAGCAGTGGCCCCAGTTGTAGAGACTGTGGATGCCTGTCCACACGGTTGCCACCAGCTGATAAACGTGCCTGTCGAGGTGATTTATGTTCCTGTCACCTGCTCTTTCTttgtcctcctcctccagcgGTTTGTTTCCAAATGATTATCGCTAAATCAGGGTGCAGCTACTGCATGGGACAAAGGGGGTGGTGGAAACTGGGAGGACCTGGCACAccagggatgctggcagggGGGATCATGTGCCCTATGCCAGCACCGTGACCAGAGGGCTCCTGGAGGCAATGGGGCACGTCCCTACTCCTGGGATGCTTtttgccctgggctgtgcagggctcttGCTCAGTGCCTGCTCCCACGGAGCAGTAAGGGCGTTCACAGCAGGCATCCTGTGCTCCCCGTGGAGATGAgctgtgggtgggtgggtgctgaggtggtgctgctggctgcagggctccGGCAGGTACTCCATCTACATCGCCAACTATGCCAGCGGCAACGTGGGCCCCCATGCCCTGATTGAGATGGATGTGGCTGCCAGTGACCCTGCCCGTGGTGTCGTGGTGCTGGTGGATGTGGCCGCCCAGGCTGGCGTCAGCAAGTACACAGGTACACCCGGCTGCTGTGGCCCTGCGGAGGGGCCGGGGCGCTGCAGGGCACGGCGAACGTGAGACCTCGCTGTGGCGGGGCAGTGCGGCCGGAGGGCCGTGCCACGCGTTGGGCTGCCTGACTGCCCCATCTAGCGGCAGCCCCACGGCCCGTGGAAGCGACCAGGACCATGGATGCATGCCCGGCAGGACCCCTGTGCCCACCGTCACCGGGGCTAGTCCCTCCCGAGCTCACGGCATCCGTAGGGCCGGCAGCGGGGTTTGGGAACGTGGGCGTCGGGAGGAACAAGCCCGCCTGCGCCCCATGCTGCCCCACCACCGTGGGAACTGCCGCGTGCCCCAGCGGTAAATTGTCACTAATTAGGAGTGTTGTCACCATGGCGATGGCAGTGATTAGGGTTGGGAGTGACACGAGCGGCTGCCAGGACCAATTAGCTCCTGATGAGAGGGACTGGAGATGGGCAGGAACGGGACACTGTGGGGGGAGTGGAGGCGACGGTTTGGGGGGTGCCTGGGTCCACCGTGTGGGCAACACTGAGGGAACATGAGAAGCACAAACTCCCGTGGGGCAGCTGTCCCCTCACCTCGGGTTACTGTCCCCAGGCGGCCGTGGGGTGGCCGTGGGCCCCATCCTGAGTGACAGTGCCTCTGACATATTCTGCGGTAATGAGAACAGCCCAAATTTCCTCTTCCACAACCGGGGGGACGGGACGTACAGGGAcgtggcagctgctgtgggtgagTAGGGGAAGCTGGGGGGAACACAGAGACGCTGGGGACTTCAGGGCGGGGGTGGCTCTGCGTGTCCCTGCCTGCACTGGATGAGGGCGGGGAGGGGGACAGCCCTAGGGACCCAAACCCCACTGGCCACTGTGCGGTGGCTGAGGTGCATCGGGGCATCCATCAGCGCAGCAGGGATGTAACCCTGCGCGTGGAGGACCTTTCTGGGGACGATGGAGCTGGGGGcaaggaggcagggaggggttCCCGTCTCCCCCTGTCCCCTTGCGgttccccagggctggatgaCCCCTACCAGCACGGGCGCGGTGTGGCGCTGGCTGACTTCAACCGCGACGGCCGAGTGGACATCGTCTATGGCAACTGGAACGGGCCGCACCGCCTCTACCTGCAGAGCGGAGCTCCCGGGCGCGTCCGATTCCGGGTGAGGGCTGCCAGCCCCCGCACGATGGTTCTGCCACTGAGCCACCTCGGCCCGTGGGGCTGGCTTCACTCTGAATTCTCTTTGAGCCCCACTTGCCAGCAAGGAGGGGACCCGAGGCATCAAAGCAGGGCCCAGGTGTGCTGCTTCCTGTGCCTATTGTCAGGCTGTGTCCACGCAGGACATCGCCACCCCCAAGTTCTCCATGCCGTCCCCCGTCCGCACCGTCATCGCAGCCGACTTCGACAACGACCAGGAGCTGGAGGTTTTCTTCAACAACATCGCTTACCGCGGCTCCTCCGCCAACCGCCTGTTCCGGTAGGAGCCCGGTGGGGGCCGGGGAGCCTGCACCCCGCTCTGGGAGTCGAGcagccctccagcacagccagactCACAGGGctcctccccagcagtgccacgGCTCAGGCTCAGCTCATAAAAGGCGTCGTGACTGAGCCCTTCCTGGCATCATTACCAGTCACTGTGAtcgtgcctgcagcagcccctggggtccccagcaccgCTGATTAGCAGCCGTGTGGAAGCTTGTTCATGGCTCCTGTTAATTGTGGGGGTCAAGCCTTATTACTTCTGTGTAGCACCTCCTTGCCTTGTGTGCAGGGCAATGGGAACTGGTTGTCTACCCAATGCTTGTACTCATGGGTGGGTAGAGGACAAGAGTTTTGCAAAGAGCCCTTTGGAGACATCTCCAGGCTCCAGAGGGATGCAACAGATGGTGTTGCTACTCTGCAGTTCAGACCCAGAAGCTCTCATGAAACTCCTGTTGCCTGTGCATGGAGTGGGGACATGCCAACAGGCAGGGGACAGTCACATCCTCCATCCACACCCTATAACCACCAGGGCTGCCACCCCTACCATGATTCTTCAGGAGAGGACAGACATGCCCAGGAAGGCACTGAGGACTGCAAGAGCTGGCATTCATACCCTGTGTGTGTCCTTGGCAGGCTCATCCGCAGAGAACACTCAGACCCCATCGTGGAGGAGCTGAATCCAGGGGATGCACTGGAGCCGGAGGGACGGGGCACGGGTGGGTCCACCCCGCTCTGGCACAGCACTGCTTGGCACCTTCTTTGCCTGAGGATGCCACATGCCTGGCTGAGTTATCTGCCTGCTCCCCACCAGCAGGCTGGAGCTCCTGGCACCCAGGAATGGCCCCATGCTTTCTCCCTCCACCCATACCCAGCTAACAGTGCCATCTCCAGTACCCCAGAGGTGCCAGTGTTCTTGATGCGCCCCTTCCTGGGTGTCCACTGCTCAAAGCCAACCTCTGCATTTGGGAAGAGATcaggcagctccctgtgacCCACAGCCCTCCAGGCACTGCCTGTCCCCTCCACTGCCCAGGGTGCCAACCACACTCTTGCATTGAAGTCACCCCATCTGCCCTTTTGTCCCTGCGTGGCTGGGAGTGCTCCCATTGGCAGTGGaaggccacagcagcagcagggtcttGCGCTGAGGAACATGGGGCCAGGCCTCAGGCACAACACGATTCCAACCTTGCAGGAGGTGCAGTGACAGATTTTGATGGCGATGGGATGCTGGACCTCATCCTATCCCATGGCGAGTCCATGGCACAGCCAATCTCCATCTTCAAGGGCACCCAGGTGAGTCAAGCAGGGGCTTCTCGTGTCATACCCATCCCTTCCGTTCCTCCCAGCTCGatctctctgctccctccccctTTGCAGGGCACCAGCAACAACTGGCTGCGTGTCATCCCCCGTACCCGCTTCGGGGCGTTTGCGCGGGGGGCCAAAGTGGTGCTGTTCACGCGGCGCAGCGGGGCCCACCTGCGCATCATCGACGGCGGCTCCGGATACCTCTGTGAGATGGAGCCTGTGGCGCACTTCGGACTGGGTGAGCTAGGGGGTCAAGGGGCTGCCTCCACCCCCAGCCTTCCCTGGcactccccagggcaggggccaTGTCTGCTGCCCCGGTATCCTGCTGTGCAGTAATCATCCGTGCCTGTCACCCTAGGTGTGCTGGGCTCCGTGCAAGgctggggg is a window encoding:
- the CRTAC1 gene encoding cartilage acidic protein 1 isoform X1, encoding MRSRRRGGAGRPPWPVSRMLVLCLLSLAWLSEGSQRSEPMFAAVTHRLLPPDYDSNPTQLNYGVAVTDLDADGDFEIVVAGYNGPNLVLKYDKAQGRLVNVAEDERGSPYYALRDRQGNAIGVTACDIDGDGREEIYFLNTNNAFSGMATYTDKLFKLRNGRWEDILSDEVNRDVASRFAGRSVACVDRTGSGRYSIYIANYASGNVGPHALIEMDVAASDPARGVVVLVDVAAQAGVSKYTGGRGVAVGPILSDSASDIFCGNENSPNFLFHNRGDGTYRDVAAAVGLDDPYQHGRGVALADFNRDGRVDIVYGNWNGPHRLYLQSGAPGRVRFRDIATPKFSMPSPVRTVIAADFDNDQELEVFFNNIAYRGSSANRLFRLIRREHSDPIVEELNPGDALEPEGRGTGGAVTDFDGDGMLDLILSHGESMAQPISIFKGTQGTSNNWLRVIPRTRFGAFARGAKVVLFTRRSGAHLRIIDGGSGYLCEMEPVAHFGLGHDEASSLEVTWPDGRVVSRAVASSETNSVLEIPYPLDAEEPLMPAPLECGQGFSQHENGRCVDTNECTEFPFICPREKPLCVNTYGGYRCRSNKRCSRGFEPNEDGTACVDIDECAQGLHNCSQLCINTPGAHSCLCHPGFRPLDPAASRCLDIDECQAQPGPCDHICHNSYGSFHCHCHHGFSLAAGGRCWRN
- the CRTAC1 gene encoding cartilage acidic protein 1 isoform X2; translation: MRSRRRGGAGRPPWPVSRMLVLCLLSLAWLSEGSQRSEPMFAAVTHRLLPPDYDSNPTQLNYGVAVTDLDADGDFEIVVAGYNGPNLVLKYDKAQGRLVNVAEDERGSPYYALRDRQGNAIGVTACDIDGDGREEIYFLNTNNAFSGMATYTDKLFKLRNGRWEDILSDEVNRDVASRFAGRSVACVDRTGSGRYSIYIANYASGNVGPHALIEMDVAASDPARGVVVLVDVAAQAGVSKYTGGRGVAVGPILSDSASDIFCGNENSPNFLFHNRGDGTYRDVAAAVGLDDPYQHGRGVALADFNRDGRVDIVYGNWNGPHRLYLQSGAPGRVRFRDIATPKFSMPSPVRTVIAADFDNDQELEVFFNNIAYRGSSANRLFRLIRREHSDPIVEELNPGDALEPEGRGTGGAVTDFDGDGMLDLILSHGESMAQPISIFKGTQGTSNNWLRVIPRTRFGAFARGAKVVLFTRRSGAHLRIIDGGSGYLCEMEPVAHFGLGHDEASSLEVTWPDGRVVSRAVASSETNSVLEIPYPLDAEEPLMPAPLECGQGFSQHENGRCVDTNECTEFPFICPREKPLCVNTYGGYRCRSNKRCSRGFEPNEDGTACVAQVAFFGGYPSAGSWPGLPHSALLPQVLGLCLCLYAL
- the CRTAC1 gene encoding cartilage acidic protein 1 isoform X3; amino-acid sequence: MRSRRRGGAGRPPWPVSRMLVLCLLSLAWLSEGSQRSEPMFAAVTHRLLPPDYDSNPTQLNYGVAVTDLDADGDFEIVVAGYNGPNLVLKYDKAQGRLVNVAEDERGSPYYALRDRQGNAIGVTACDIDGDGREEIYFLNTNNAFSGMATYTDKLFKLRNGRWEDILSDEVNRDVASRFAGRSVACVDRTGSGRYSIYIANYASGNVGPHALIEMDVAASDPARGVVVLVDVAAQAGVSKYTGGRGVAVGPILSDSASDIFCGNENSPNFLFHNRGDGTYRDVAAAVGLDDPYQHGRGVALADFNRDGRVDIVYGNWNGPHRLYLQSGAPGRVRFRDIATPKFSMPSPVRTVIAADFDNDQELEVFFNNIAYRGSSANRLFRLIRREHSDPIVEELNPGDALEPEGRGTGGAVTDFDGDGMLDLILSHGESMAQPISIFKGTQGTSNNWLRVIPRTRFGAFARGAKVVLFTRRSGAHLRIIDGGSGYLCEMEPVAHFGLGHDEASSLEVTWPDGRVVSRAVASSETNSVLEIPYPLDAEEPLMPAPLETQMSALSSPSSVPGRSLSVSTPMAGTAVAATSAAAGALSQTRMAQLAWTSTSVLRACTTAASCASTPLGHTAASATQASVPLIRLPAGAWT
- the CRTAC1 gene encoding cartilage acidic protein 1 isoform X4; the encoded protein is MRSRRRGGAGRPPWPVSRMLVLCLLSLAWLSEGSQRSEPMFAAVTHRLLPPDYDSNPTQLNYGVAVTDLDADGDFEIVVAGYNGPNLVLKYDKAQGRLVNVAEDERGSPYYALRDRQGNAIGVTACDIDGDGREEIYFLNTNNAFSGMATYTDKLFKLRNGRWEDILSDEVNRDVASRFAGRSVACVDRTGSGRYSIYIANYASGNVGPHALIEMDVAASDPARGVVVLVDVAAQAGVSKYTGGRGVAVGPILSDSASDIFCGNENSPNFLFHNRGDGTYRDVAAAVGLDDPYQHGRGVALADFNRDGRVDIVYGNWNGPHRLYLQSGAPGRVRFRDIATPKFSMPSPVRTVIAADFDNDQELEVFFNNIAYRGSSANRLFRLIRREHSDPIVEELNPGDALEPEGRGTGGAVTDFDGDGMLDLILSHGESMAQPISIFKGTQGTSNNWLRVIPRTRFGAFARGAKVVLFTRRSGAHLRIIDGGSGYLCEMEPVAHFGLGHDEASSLEVTWPDGRVVSRAVASSETNSVLEIPYPLDAEEPLMPAPLETQMSALSSPSSVPGRSLSVSTPMAGTAVAATSAAAGALSQTRMAQLAWLKWPSLGAIPLLGAGQGSPTVPFSLKSLDSAFVSMHFNPCP